One Halobaculum roseum DNA segment encodes these proteins:
- a CDS encoding phosphate signaling complex PhoU family protein: METRKVQRLGPSTLAMTLPAEWAKEQNVEKGDEVSLRMGGKGTLTVLPESASTEDAEATLHADNLDADALERAILAQYVLGRRVINITTEDGALGSDHINAVYKAETQLMGLGVIEETPENIAIRCSVDPEDFTLDNLLERLENTGSTMRGEAVKALAHGNADLAQRALNRERQANKIFVLLLRLIFTAYQNPNLARAVGLDSGFPLIGYRSIAKNLELIADNAEDIAEIAIEADDNTLDVDDATMRRIRDFTDQVDEITAMAVEAAVKRDYALTIEVKYLFRELKDREEDILTDLPEMSNAQLLQVREVLVSLQETAQYAMRIAEVSANLALNQENEFVTIE, from the coding sequence ATGGAGACGCGGAAGGTTCAGCGACTGGGACCCTCGACGCTGGCGATGACGCTGCCCGCCGAGTGGGCGAAAGAACAGAACGTCGAGAAGGGAGACGAGGTGTCGCTGCGGATGGGCGGCAAGGGGACGCTGACGGTGCTGCCCGAGTCCGCGAGCACGGAGGACGCGGAGGCGACGCTGCACGCGGACAACCTCGACGCCGACGCCCTGGAGCGGGCGATCCTCGCGCAGTACGTGCTCGGTCGGCGCGTCATCAACATCACGACGGAGGACGGCGCCCTCGGCTCCGACCACATCAACGCGGTGTACAAGGCCGAGACGCAGCTCATGGGGCTGGGAGTCATCGAGGAGACGCCCGAGAACATCGCCATCCGGTGTTCGGTCGACCCTGAGGACTTCACGCTCGACAACCTGCTGGAGCGCCTGGAGAACACCGGCTCGACGATGCGCGGGGAGGCGGTGAAGGCGCTCGCCCACGGCAACGCCGACCTCGCCCAGCGGGCGCTCAACCGCGAGCGGCAGGCGAACAAGATCTTCGTCCTCCTCCTGCGACTGATCTTCACGGCCTACCAGAACCCGAACCTCGCCCGCGCCGTCGGGCTGGACTCGGGGTTCCCGCTCATCGGGTACCGCTCGATCGCGAAGAACCTCGAACTCATCGCGGACAACGCCGAGGACATCGCCGAGATCGCGATAGAGGCCGACGACAACACCCTCGACGTGGACGACGCCACGATGCGGCGCATCCGCGACTTCACCGACCAAGTCGACGAGATCACCGCGATGGCCGTCGAGGCCGCCGTCAAGCGCGATTACGCGCTCACCATCGAGGTGAAATACCTGTTCCGCGAGCTGAAGGACCGCGAGGAGGACATCCTCACGGACCTGCCGGAGATGTCGAACGCGCAGCTGTTACAGGTGCGCGAGGTGCTCGTCAGCCTCCAGGAGACGGCCCAGTACGCGATGCGGATCGCGGAGGTCTCCGCGAACCTGGCGCTGAACCAGGAGAACGAGTTCGTGACGATCGAGTAG
- a CDS encoding DoxX family protein encodes MLDTILLQGASDLFNSAGSAEAFLLARLLFGFVLAFMGLNHFMMTDGLAGYSEAKGIPAPRLATLFSGGLLIFGGLGVATGAFVTLAAGGLAVFLLLSAVTIHDFWAVPEDQQQDEMTSFLKNTVMAGASLAFLALASAPWPYALNLSLL; translated from the coding sequence ATGCTCGATACGATCCTGCTTCAGGGCGCATCCGATCTGTTCAACAGTGCCGGCTCCGCGGAGGCATTCCTCCTCGCGCGGCTCCTGTTCGGCTTCGTCCTCGCGTTCATGGGACTGAACCACTTCATGATGACCGACGGGCTCGCCGGCTACTCGGAGGCGAAGGGGATCCCCGCGCCCCGGCTCGCGACGCTGTTCTCCGGCGGGCTGCTGATATTCGGCGGTCTGGGCGTCGCCACGGGCGCGTTCGTCACGCTCGCGGCCGGCGGGCTCGCGGTGTTCCTCCTGCTGTCGGCGGTCACCATCCACGACTTCTGGGCGGTCCCCGAGGACCAACAGCAGGACGAGATGACCTCGTTCCTCAAGAACACCGTGATGGCGGGCGCGTCGCTGGCGTTCCTCGCGCTCGCGTCGGCGCCGTGGCCGTACGCGCTGAACCTCTCGCTGCTGTAG
- a CDS encoding DUF7528 family protein, with amino-acid sequence MEVDGQRHELTREAAADLRESLADALTERREFFRTAGEFRADGSYVVSRKAAESAGNAKVFDSFDALVRLYDRLPDRFDADDVGRTGITGSRRHMLIRHFAEHPAFDCRIRRRNPLSAEKTDGDRAADGVAEPGE; translated from the coding sequence GTGGAGGTGGACGGGCAGCGACACGAACTGACACGCGAGGCCGCCGCCGACCTGCGGGAGTCGCTGGCGGACGCGCTGACCGAGCGGCGGGAGTTCTTCCGCACAGCAGGGGAGTTCCGCGCCGACGGGAGCTACGTGGTCTCGCGCAAGGCCGCCGAGTCCGCCGGCAACGCGAAGGTGTTCGACTCCTTCGACGCGCTCGTCCGGCTGTACGACCGGCTGCCGGACCGGTTCGACGCCGACGACGTCGGTCGAACCGGGATCACCGGATCGCGGCGACACATGCTGATCCGACATTTCGCGGAGCACCCGGCGTTCGACTGCCGCATCCGGCGTCGGAACCCGCTGAGTGCGGAGAAAACTGACGGCGACCGGGCGGCCGACGGGGTCGCCGAGCCCGGGGAGTAA
- a CDS encoding ATP-NAD kinase family protein, translating into MRIGFLLNPVAGMGGRVGLKGTDGKVAEARARGAEPRAPDRARRALDALAERAPDAELLAWGDPMGASEAREAGFDPELLGAPAGGETDADDTAAAVAAFLDAGVDLVLFVGGDGTAADVAEALEGSDTPMLGVPAGVKVYSSVFAVSPEDAAYVAATFERTERREVMDIDEDEYREGEVHPELRAVAHVPVAERLQSGKQTGGGTVESLAAGVADDVRARPETTWVLGPGSTVGEVKEELGFDGSPIGVDLYRDGDVLALDAAESEILDSLGEDNVIVVTPIGGQGFVFGRGNPQLSPAVIRECDLEIVASRDKLDDLRVLRVDTDDPELDEALRGWVKVRVGRFERRMMKIV; encoded by the coding sequence ATGCGAATCGGGTTCCTGCTCAACCCCGTCGCGGGGATGGGCGGCCGGGTGGGCCTGAAGGGCACCGACGGGAAGGTCGCGGAGGCGCGCGCCCGCGGCGCCGAACCGCGAGCGCCCGACCGTGCCCGCCGCGCGCTCGACGCCCTCGCCGAACGCGCCCCCGACGCGGAACTGCTGGCGTGGGGCGACCCGATGGGCGCGAGCGAGGCCCGCGAGGCCGGCTTCGACCCCGAGCTGCTCGGCGCACCCGCCGGCGGGGAGACGGACGCCGACGACACGGCCGCGGCCGTCGCGGCGTTTCTCGACGCCGGCGTCGATCTCGTGCTGTTCGTCGGCGGCGACGGAACCGCCGCCGACGTGGCGGAGGCGCTGGAAGGCAGCGACACCCCGATGCTCGGCGTCCCCGCGGGCGTGAAGGTGTACTCGTCGGTGTTCGCCGTCTCCCCCGAGGACGCCGCGTACGTGGCCGCGACGTTCGAGCGCACCGAGCGCCGCGAGGTGATGGACATCGACGAGGACGAGTATCGCGAGGGCGAGGTCCACCCGGAACTGCGCGCCGTCGCGCACGTCCCCGTCGCCGAGCGGTTGCAGTCGGGCAAACAGACCGGCGGCGGCACCGTCGAGTCGCTGGCCGCCGGGGTCGCCGACGACGTTCGCGCGCGCCCGGAGACGACGTGGGTGCTCGGCCCGGGCTCGACCGTCGGCGAGGTGAAGGAGGAGCTGGGGTTCGATGGATCGCCGATCGGCGTCGACTTGTACCGCGACGGCGACGTGCTCGCGCTCGACGCCGCGGAGTCGGAGATCCTCGACTCGCTCGGCGAGGACAACGTCATCGTCGTCACCCCCATCGGTGGACAAGGGTTCGTCTTCGGCCGCGGCAACCCGCAGCTGTCGCCGGCGGTCATCCGCGAATGTGACCTGGAGATCGTCGCCTCCCGCGACAAGCTGGACGACCTCCGGGTGCTGCGCGTCGACACCGACGACCCCGAACTGGACGAGGCACTCCGCGGGTGGGTGAAGGTGCGCGTCGGTCGCTTCGAGCGCCGGATGATGAAGATCGTGTGA
- a CDS encoding DICT sensory domain-containing protein, whose amino-acid sequence MSLRAVIDTVEGREKRLTVFDPPNDGAVAELREYFDSQAVRIREGTTDSGLSGYVVLSDERDDEVLAAVDLRHLDGDIAVGPGEQSALAPILEHLDGTTFTSYDISRMMAATREMEDRAWRAGTGELHAGFQRVDAIRAQKGVYEDLATKDIDVHTYCAPSDDVPAIEDVSVHQEDTAEIRRSWFVAFDGGGDPADACLLLAEERGDPEDRRFYGFWTYDPDTVATVVDHLHETYAVPA is encoded by the coding sequence ATGTCACTCCGGGCAGTCATCGATACCGTCGAGGGTCGGGAGAAGCGTCTGACGGTGTTCGACCCGCCGAACGACGGCGCCGTCGCGGAGCTGCGCGAGTACTTCGACTCGCAGGCCGTCCGCATCCGGGAGGGGACGACCGACAGCGGCCTCTCCGGGTACGTCGTGTTGTCCGACGAGCGCGACGACGAGGTGCTCGCGGCGGTCGACCTCCGACACCTCGACGGCGACATCGCCGTCGGCCCGGGCGAGCAGAGCGCGCTGGCGCCGATCCTCGAACACCTCGACGGGACGACGTTCACGTCCTACGACATCTCCCGGATGATGGCCGCAACGCGGGAGATGGAGGACCGCGCGTGGCGCGCCGGCACGGGCGAGCTGCACGCCGGCTTCCAGCGCGTCGACGCCATCCGCGCACAGAAGGGCGTCTACGAGGACCTCGCCACGAAGGACATCGACGTGCACACGTACTGTGCGCCGAGCGACGACGTGCCCGCGATCGAGGACGTGAGCGTTCATCAGGAGGACACGGCAGAGATACGGCGCTCGTGGTTCGTCGCGTTCGACGGCGGCGGCGACCCGGCCGACGCCTGTCTGCTCCTCGCCGAGGAGCGCGGCGACCCCGAGGACCGCCGGTTCTACGGCTTCTGGACGTACGATCCGGACACCGTCGCGACCGTGGTCGACCACCTCCATGAGACGTACGCGGTCCCGGCGTAG